One Onychostoma macrolepis isolate SWU-2019 chromosome 10, ASM1243209v1, whole genome shotgun sequence genomic region harbors:
- the LOC131548541 gene encoding olfactory receptor 6N1-like: MANENFTVKNVDGFIITGFDHLQNQKLLGFLILITYMLILLGNGINLCIISTNRHLHKPMYILICNLAVVDIMFSSTCSTTMISVLLAEIKTVSYYSCISRTYFYHLGDFTECMALTLMAIDRLIAIRLPLRYHSIVTNSRTFLLISLTWLAGFAVIGYVISVVDSVPYCQPVIRYVFCEYASMIRAACVNPEPYFFIPVMISLWPMCGQFPFIMCTYAVLAYSVTKLSNNSSKKQMISTCSSHLIVLLSFYAPKLVSGILTRIGVVLNLTERNAILIVASLIPPLINPAVYCTRTKEIRTRLADVFLRKKIVPNNLKSISMAVSS; this comes from the coding sequence ATGGCAAATGAAAATTTCACTGTGAAAAATGTAGATGGCTTTATAATCACTGGATTTGATCACCTGCAGAACCAAAAGCTCCTTGGATTCCTCATCTTAATAACCTACATGCTCATATTGCTCGGGAACGGCATCAATCTGTGTATCATCTCGACTAACAGACATTTACACAAGCCAATGTACATATTAATCTGTAATCTAGCTGTTGTTGACATAATGTTCTCCTCTACCTGCAGCACAACCATGATCTCAGTGCTGCTGGCTGAGATTAAAACTGTTTCATACTATTCGTGTATCTCAAGGACATACTTCTATCATCTTGGTGATTTCACAGAGTGCATGGCTCTGACATTAATGGCAATAGACCGACTTATTGCAATCAGGCTTCCTTTGAGATACCACAGCATTGTAACAAATTCACGAACCTTTCTGCTCATTTCTCTGACCTGGCTCGCTGGTTTTGCTGTTATAGGTTATGTGATATCAGTAGTAGACAGTGTTCCATATTGTCAACCTGTCATCAGATATGTGTTTTGTGAATATGCTTCCATGATCAGAGCTGCTTGTGTTAATCCTGAACCATATTTTTTCATACCTGTTATGATAAGTCTTTGGCCAATGTGTGGACAGTTTCCTTTTATTATGTGTACCTATGCTGTCCTGGCTTACAGTGTGACTAAACTCTCCAACAACTCAAGCAAAAAGCAAATGATCAGCACCTGCTCCAGTCACCTCATTGTTCTGCTCAGTTTTTATGCACCCAAGCTGGTCTCTGGAATACTAACTCGAATAGGAGTTGTGCTAAATTTGACAGAGCGAAATGCAATTTTGATTGTAGCCTCTCTAATTCCTCCCTTAATAAACCCTGCTGTTTACTGCACCAGAACTAAAGAGATCAGGACACGATTAGCAGATGTATTTTTGCGCAAAAAAATAGTACCAAATAATCTGAAGTCAATTTCAATGGCTGTATCATCTTAA